In Magnetococcales bacterium, a single genomic region encodes these proteins:
- a CDS encoding EamA family transporter translates to MSISWLFLALLTAVAEAIKDILGKQTHARIDPWLTVWGLYLFALPTLLPLLFLPDAVPSVQAGFWPTVIGSALLNTVAMFLYIHALRRSDLSLTIPMLAFSPLFLLLTSPLMIDESPSMTGMIGILLIVIGSYVLNLRSRAAGPWAPFRAMLQTPGPRLMLMVTLLWSIGANLDKMAIRYASPLFYSIAVYTLMALFTAPVALLLARDRLGDMSRHARILALLGTLNTFSIICQMTATAVTLVPYVIAVKRTSIVLGVLWGGFVLREAGLTERLTGAAIMLAGVFFIALA, encoded by the coding sequence ATGTCCATCTCCTGGTTGTTCCTGGCTCTCTTGACGGCGGTGGCCGAAGCCATCAAGGACATTCTGGGCAAACAGACCCATGCCCGGATCGACCCCTGGCTGACGGTCTGGGGCCTGTATCTGTTTGCCCTGCCCACCCTGTTGCCGCTTCTTTTCCTGCCTGACGCCGTGCCGTCCGTGCAGGCGGGTTTCTGGCCGACGGTCATCGGGAGCGCCCTGCTGAATACCGTGGCCATGTTTCTCTATATTCATGCCCTGCGTCGTTCCGACCTCTCCCTGACGATTCCGATGCTGGCTTTTTCGCCCCTGTTTCTCCTTCTCACCTCCCCCCTGATGATCGACGAATCGCCATCCATGACCGGCATGATCGGCATCCTGTTGATTGTGATCGGCTCCTATGTTCTCAACCTGCGTTCCCGTGCTGCCGGGCCGTGGGCACCCTTCCGGGCCATGCTCCAGACTCCCGGTCCCCGCCTCATGCTCATGGTGACCCTTTTGTGGAGCATCGGAGCCAATCTGGACAAAATGGCGATCCGGTACGCTTCCCCTCTTTTCTATTCCATCGCCGTCTATACCCTGATGGCCCTTTTTACCGCGCCGGTTGCCCTTCTGTTGGCCCGTGATCGTCTGGGTGACATGTCGAGACATGCCAGGATTCTGGCCCTGCTCGGCACCTTGAACACCTTTTCCATCATTTGCCAGATGACAGCCACGGCGGTGACCCTGGTTCCCTACGTCATTGCCGTCAAGCGCACGAGCATTGTGCTGGGGGTCCTCTGGGGCGGTTTTGTCCTGCGCGAAGCCGGGCTGACCGAGCGCCTGACCGGAGCGGCCATCATGCTGGCCGGGGTCTTTTTCATTGCTCTGGCCTGA
- a CDS encoding protein kinase, translating to MNRGTPALTLPEGHMFHEYEILKIMGQGGFGVTYLARDIHLDKKVAIKEFFPRQFSHRDGISVWPNTEASVTMFSEWKRRFLDEARILAMFQHPNIVRVLRFFEAHGTAYMVMEFEDGVSLKEWVKSQDGRVSEAALLRLLKPLLSGLDKMHKAQILHRDIKPDNIFIRSSDGMPVLLDFGAARQSVHGQIQNATAIYTPGFAPIEQYSNSHFDQGPWTDIHALASVLYWVITGKRPPDAMLRWQTVNDNSLDPLVPLLEWRDQGYQEAFLRAVEHGLSLHPRERPQSISQWQAELFGELVLHRVYISAPRDVTPERVIVQRVVERLQQEFGSKVLLEAVYWERDSLFSTRTWKTYVRPSQSDTMVVILWSRIESGIRKSEGVVSRAPVLAETGIDAPTEEEIPTRINEESKILVRERTIDSGTEWEFADAVAAQKIRGRPDLLVFKKNVPIRADLENWAVAQRIKARMNQVDEFIGTWFRDASLDPIQAELHPFEHVTRFEDMLEQRLRELLRERFGSVAGDANEVAGGWSEGSPFRGLESFDPEHARVFHGRTQARHELRDILVRRVERQCAFVLVLGASGSGKSSLVKAGLLPDLMTPGVVEHVALCRYAILCPGDNPTDLLEALAAAMLSRTALPELASTDFSPNTLIDALRLGAPDGVIQTVRFGLHKAGETAHLSRKARAVLLIIVDQFEELFTLDGITSQEREAFVAVLETLARSGLCWVVATMRSDFFHRLAALPNLKKWLPEEARYLLLPPAAAEIGQMIRHPAREAGLRFDTDPETGTTLDEILLQAVGDNPHALPLLEFTLEQLWQQRTEQGVLPMSAYRAMGGLEGSLGQRAEAVHDTLPAAVREKLFEVFRILVTVEQDESSHATARTVAMSVFPERHPWREIVQAYLAARLLVVYGNGERAQIRIAHEALLTHWARIRKQIQIDRQDIQTRARLEQAATRWHETREKDRDALLLAPGLPLSEAEDLLHRRRHELCSGIVTFIESSSHACRRMLAEKDAAQKRKIRRTRLTMATMGVLLVLAMVGGWLAWRNYLIATENFREARHLARMATKNSQEIQNQLRKARQNQSSFLAERALAVLEKNQTDLALNLVLAALPRGLSNPDWPLVPGAVNALSRIREKDATLAVLRGHEDVVDFATLSPDGKWVVTASWDRTARIWDARSGAEVVVLRGHEHWVNSVVFNRDGTRVITASLDNTSRVWNTQNGTEVAVLHGLKDWVNSAVFSPDGTRVVMALHDRTARIWDAQSGTEMVVIRGHEDRVNSAVFSPDGTRVVTASHDKTARVWDVERGTEVAVLRGHVDDVYSATFNPDGTKVVTMSQDKTARIWNAGNGARVALLRGHEKEVISAAFSPDGTRVITISLDKTARLWDAGSGAEVVLLHGHEGRIKSAEFSPDGTMLVTAADDSTARVWDARSGTGIVALRGHKGWINSAVFSPDGTQIVTTSDDKTVRVWNARSGTEITALYGHENPVNSAAFFPDGTRVISKGKKTVRIWNVQSSSRITATIKHPAAIESVAFSPDGEQVVMASQDNTLRVLKVQNGAEIAVLRGHEKPVKSTAFCPDGSRVVTASDDKTVRVWNAQSGAMIAHLHGHTDPVHFAAFSPNGIQVVSASHDRTVRVWRVADGTEMAVLRGHGKPVQSAAFSPDGTRVVTASWDNTARVWDVQSGAEMVVLSGHEGEVYSAAFSPDGAQIVTASWDGTARVWDARSGTGIVTLHGHEKNVNSATFSPDGSQVVTASEDKTARVWDVQSGAEIATLRGHSESVLRATFSPDGTKIHTFSWDKTTRVWDVSGLNLANLLSVANVSVLRPLTRNERKLNFLARESENDSPGRSENHAHLHDQMAGDRFRFSHAESHIPSQAIDATQQATRWWNGEGVPQMRQTALRLWQQGADLGDPVAHQRLGWLYELGREGVVPVDLEKALFHYAVATHIFEQTDTEKKTVDVMVRRASLARILPMEVAARAAQAAQAWQPSVPVDVPR from the coding sequence ATGAACAGAGGTACCCCTGCCTTGACCCTGCCCGAAGGGCACATGTTTCACGAATATGAAATCCTGAAGATCATGGGTCAGGGTGGTTTCGGTGTGACCTATCTGGCGCGGGACATTCATCTGGATAAAAAAGTCGCCATCAAGGAATTTTTTCCGCGACAATTTTCCCATCGGGATGGGATCAGCGTCTGGCCCAATACGGAAGCATCCGTAACCATGTTTTCGGAGTGGAAAAGACGGTTTCTGGACGAAGCCCGCATATTGGCCATGTTTCAGCACCCGAATATTGTGCGGGTATTGCGTTTTTTCGAAGCCCATGGCACGGCCTACATGGTCATGGAGTTCGAGGACGGGGTCAGTCTGAAGGAGTGGGTGAAGAGCCAGGACGGACGGGTCAGCGAAGCGGCATTGCTGCGCCTGCTCAAGCCGCTGCTGTCCGGGCTGGACAAGATGCACAAGGCACAGATTCTCCACCGGGATATCAAACCGGACAACATATTCATCCGCAGCAGCGACGGCATGCCGGTTTTGCTGGATTTTGGTGCCGCCCGCCAATCGGTTCACGGACAGATCCAGAATGCCACAGCCATCTATACGCCTGGATTTGCCCCGATAGAACAGTATTCGAACAGCCATTTCGACCAGGGGCCGTGGACAGATATTCATGCCCTGGCCAGTGTCCTGTATTGGGTGATCACCGGCAAACGTCCGCCGGATGCCATGCTTCGTTGGCAGACCGTCAACGACAACAGCCTGGATCCCCTGGTTCCCTTGTTGGAATGGCGAGACCAGGGGTATCAGGAAGCGTTTTTACGGGCTGTGGAACATGGTCTGTCTCTTCATCCCCGGGAACGCCCGCAATCCATTTCCCAGTGGCAGGCCGAGTTGTTTGGCGAACTCGTTTTGCATCGGGTCTACATTTCCGCGCCCCGGGATGTCACGCCGGAACGGGTGATTGTCCAGCGGGTGGTGGAGCGGTTGCAGCAGGAGTTTGGCAGCAAGGTGTTGCTGGAGGCGGTTTACTGGGAACGGGACTCCCTGTTTTCCACGAGGACCTGGAAAACCTATGTCAGGCCGTCGCAAAGCGACACCATGGTGGTCATCTTGTGGTCGCGCATCGAATCCGGAATACGGAAGTCGGAAGGTGTCGTATCCCGGGCACCGGTTCTGGCCGAGACCGGAATCGATGCGCCGACGGAAGAAGAAATTCCGACCAGGATCAACGAAGAGTCGAAAATTCTTGTCCGGGAACGTACCATCGACAGTGGCACCGAGTGGGAATTTGCCGATGCGGTGGCCGCGCAAAAGATTCGTGGTCGTCCGGATTTACTGGTTTTCAAGAAAAACGTCCCCATCCGGGCCGACCTGGAAAACTGGGCGGTGGCACAACGCATCAAGGCCCGGATGAACCAGGTGGATGAATTCATCGGCACCTGGTTTCGGGACGCAAGCCTTGATCCCATCCAGGCGGAACTGCATCCCTTCGAGCATGTGACCCGGTTCGAAGACATGCTGGAACAACGCTTGCGGGAGCTGCTCCGGGAACGTTTTGGTTCGGTGGCGGGCGATGCGAACGAGGTGGCGGGAGGCTGGAGCGAAGGGAGTCCGTTTCGCGGTTTGGAGTCGTTTGATCCGGAACATGCGCGGGTGTTTCACGGACGGACCCAGGCACGGCATGAACTGCGTGACATTCTGGTCCGCCGGGTCGAGCGGCAGTGCGCTTTCGTCCTGGTCCTGGGGGCCAGTGGCAGTGGCAAATCTTCCCTGGTCAAGGCCGGTCTGCTGCCGGACCTGATGACACCCGGGGTGGTGGAACATGTCGCCCTGTGTCGTTACGCCATCCTGTGCCCCGGGGACAATCCAACCGATCTGCTTGAGGCATTGGCAGCGGCCATGCTGTCCAGGACTGCCCTGCCGGAACTGGCATCCACGGATTTCAGCCCGAATACCCTGATCGATGCCCTCCGGCTTGGCGCACCCGACGGGGTGATCCAAACCGTTCGGTTCGGGTTGCACAAGGCTGGTGAAACGGCACATCTGAGCCGGAAAGCCAGGGCCGTCCTGCTGATCATCGTGGATCAGTTCGAAGAGCTGTTCACCCTGGACGGCATCACCAGTCAGGAACGCGAGGCCTTCGTAGCCGTTTTGGAAACCCTGGCCCGCTCGGGCCTCTGCTGGGTCGTGGCCACCATGCGCAGTGATTTTTTTCACCGCCTGGCAGCCTTGCCCAACCTGAAAAAATGGTTGCCGGAAGAGGCGCGTTATCTTCTGCTGCCTCCGGCTGCGGCGGAAATCGGTCAGATGATTCGACATCCGGCCCGGGAGGCGGGACTGCGGTTCGATACGGACCCGGAAACCGGTACCACGCTGGATGAAATCTTGTTGCAGGCCGTGGGTGACAATCCCCATGCCCTGCCTCTGCTGGAGTTTACCCTGGAACAGCTTTGGCAACAGCGAACTGAACAGGGGGTATTGCCCATGAGTGCCTACCGCGCCATGGGTGGTCTGGAAGGGTCGCTGGGGCAACGGGCCGAAGCCGTTCATGACACCCTGCCAGCCGCCGTCCGGGAAAAGTTGTTCGAGGTTTTTCGCATCCTGGTGACTGTCGAACAGGATGAATCAAGCCATGCCACGGCCCGCACGGTTGCCATGAGCGTATTCCCGGAAAGGCATCCCTGGCGTGAGATTGTCCAGGCATACCTGGCTGCCCGCTTGTTGGTTGTATACGGGAATGGGGAACGGGCACAGATACGGATTGCCCATGAGGCATTGCTGACCCATTGGGCGCGAATCCGCAAACAGATCCAGATCGACCGGCAGGACATCCAGACCCGGGCACGTCTGGAACAGGCTGCAACCCGATGGCATGAAACCCGGGAAAAAGACCGGGATGCCCTGTTGCTGGCCCCGGGTTTGCCGCTTTCCGAGGCCGAAGACCTCCTGCATCGGCGGCGCCATGAACTGTGCAGCGGAATTGTCACTTTCATCGAAAGTTCCAGTCATGCCTGCCGCCGGATGCTGGCAGAAAAAGATGCGGCGCAAAAGCGCAAAATCAGGCGGACACGTCTGACCATGGCCACGATGGGTGTGTTGCTGGTCCTGGCCATGGTCGGGGGATGGCTGGCGTGGCGCAATTACCTGATTGCGACGGAAAACTTTCGGGAAGCCCGGCACCTTGCCCGGATGGCGACAAAAAATTCCCAGGAAATTCAGAATCAACTGCGCAAAGCGCGGCAGAATCAGTCCAGTTTTCTCGCGGAAAGAGCCTTGGCAGTCCTGGAAAAAAACCAGACTGACCTGGCCTTGAACCTGGTCCTTGCCGCGCTGCCTCGCGGCCTGTCCAATCCGGACTGGCCCCTGGTTCCCGGGGCGGTCAACGCCCTCTCCAGGATCCGGGAAAAAGACGCGACGCTGGCCGTTTTGCGTGGCCATGAGGATGTGGTCGATTTTGCGACTCTCAGCCCGGATGGCAAATGGGTGGTCACAGCCTCCTGGGACAGGACTGCCCGTATATGGGATGCCCGGAGCGGGGCCGAGGTTGTCGTGCTGCGCGGACATGAGCATTGGGTCAACTCCGTCGTGTTCAACCGGGACGGGACGCGGGTGATCACGGCGTCTCTGGACAACACCAGTCGGGTGTGGAATACGCAGAACGGAACCGAGGTCGCTGTCTTGCACGGACTGAAGGATTGGGTCAATTCCGCCGTGTTCAGCCCGGATGGAACCCGGGTCGTCATGGCGTTGCATGATCGAACGGCCCGAATATGGGATGCGCAGAGTGGGACCGAAATGGTTGTCATACGTGGACATGAAGATCGCGTCAACTCTGCCGTGTTCAGCCCGGATGGAACACGGGTGGTGACGGCATCGCATGACAAAACTGCCCGGGTGTGGGATGTGGAGCGCGGGACCGAAGTTGCCGTTCTGCGTGGACATGTGGATGATGTCTACTCTGCCACATTCAACCCGGATGGTACAAAAGTTGTCACCATGTCCCAGGATAAAACCGCCCGAATCTGGAATGCCGGAAACGGGGCCAGGGTCGCTCTCTTGCGTGGGCATGAAAAAGAGGTCATCTCGGCGGCATTCAGCCCGGATGGAACGCGCGTGATTACCATCTCACTCGACAAGACGGCCCGGTTATGGGATGCCGGGAGCGGGGCCGAGGTGGTTCTCCTGCACGGACATGAAGGACGGATCAAATCCGCCGAGTTCAGCCCGGATGGAACCATGCTGGTCACGGCGGCGGATGATTCGACCGCCCGGGTATGGGATGCACGGAGCGGAACCGGCATCGTGGCCCTGCGTGGGCACAAGGGTTGGATCAATTCCGCCGTGTTCAGCCCGGATGGAACACAGATTGTCACAACATCCGATGACAAAACCGTCCGGGTCTGGAATGCCAGGAGCGGAACCGAAATCACCGCCTTGTACGGTCATGAAAATCCGGTCAACTCCGCCGCGTTCTTCCCGGATGGAACCCGGGTCATCTCAAAGGGAAAAAAGACTGTCAGAATCTGGAATGTACAGAGCAGTTCCAGAATTACCGCCACGATCAAACACCCGGCTGCCATCGAATCCGTTGCCTTCAGCCCGGATGGAGAACAGGTGGTCATGGCGTCCCAGGACAATACCCTGCGGGTATTGAAGGTGCAGAACGGAGCCGAAATCGCCGTATTGCGCGGACATGAAAAGCCGGTCAAATCCACAGCATTCTGTCCGGATGGGTCGCGGGTGGTCACGGCCTCCGATGACAAAACCGTCCGGGTATGGAATGCACAGAGCGGGGCCATGATTGCCCACCTGCATGGGCACACGGATCCGGTACATTTTGCCGCGTTCAGCCCGAATGGCATACAGGTTGTTTCAGCATCCCATGACCGGACTGTCCGGGTGTGGCGGGTGGCGGACGGAACCGAAATGGCCGTTCTGCGTGGCCATGGAAAACCGGTTCAATCCGCAGCGTTCAGTCCGGATGGAACGCGGGTGGTCACGGCATCCTGGGACAATACCGCCCGGGTATGGGACGTGCAAAGTGGTGCCGAGATGGTGGTCTTGTCCGGGCACGAGGGTGAAGTCTATTCCGCCGCGTTCAGCCCGGATGGGGCACAGATCGTGACAGCTTCCTGGGACGGCACGGCCCGGGTGTGGGATGCCAGAAGTGGAACCGGGATCGTCACCCTGCATGGGCATGAAAAAAATGTCAATTCCGCCACGTTCAGCCCGGATGGATCACAGGTGGTCACGGCCTCCGAAGACAAAACAGCCCGGGTATGGGATGTGCAGAGCGGGGCCGAAATTGCCACATTGCGTGGGCATTCGGAAAGTGTCCTGAGAGCCACCTTCAGCCCGGATGGAACGAAAATACACACATTCTCCTGGGACAAAACGACCCGGGTGTGGGATGTATCGGGATTGAATCTGGCCAATCTGTTGAGCGTTGCCAATGTGTCCGTCCTGCGGCCCTTGACCAGAAACGAGCGAAAATTGAACTTTCTTGCCAGGGAGTCCGAAAATGATTCGCCCGGAAGGTCGGAAAATCATGCACACCTGCATGACCAGATGGCCGGAGACCGTTTCCGTTTTTCCCATGCAGAGAGTCACATTCCTTCCCAGGCCATCGATGCCACCCAGCAGGCAACCCGGTGGTGGAATGGCGAAGGTGTTCCCCAGATGCGTCAAACCGCCCTGCGCCTCTGGCAACAGGGCGCAGACCTGGGTGATCCTGTCGCCCACCAGAGGCTGGGTTGGCTCTACGAGCTGGGACGGGAGGGAGTGGTGCCCGTGGATCTGGAAAAAGCCTTGTTTCATTATGCCGTTGCCACGCACATTTTCGAACAGACAGATACGGAGAAAAAAACCGTCGATGTCATGGTCCGCCGGGCTTCACTGGCCCGTATCCTGCCCATGGAGGTGGCAGCCCGGGCTGCCCAGGCCGCCCAGGCCTGGCAACCATCGGTTCCGGTTGATGTTCCACGTTGA
- a CDS encoding DUF2442 domain-containing protein: MTPEILEVAPLPDYHLELRFADGEVRLFDARPYLERGIFQKLRNPHLFSQARVALGTVTWPGEMDLAPETLYLRSTPVSSSPRP; this comes from the coding sequence ATGACCCCCGAAATTCTGGAAGTGGCACCGTTACCCGATTATCACCTCGAATTGCGTTTTGCCGATGGTGAGGTACGTTTGTTTGATGCACGTCCCTACCTGGAGCGGGGTATTTTTCAAAAATTGCGCAATCCGCACCTTTTTTCCCAGGCGCGGGTGGCGTTGGGTACCGTCACATGGCCAGGCGAGATGGATTTGGCTCCAGAGACTCTTTATTTGCGATCAACGCCGGTTTCATCATCTCCAAGGCCCTGA
- a CDS encoding ABC transporter permease, giving the protein MPWIYFLPSRGSLQVWRRHFLVWRKVSQASLVGNLGEPLLILLAMGYGMGRFVGSLDGMSYWLFVTTGLVAASSMHTATFESLYGAFTRMTRQNTFHAMLITPLSVADVVSGEILWAATKAFIAGLCILLVGMFWTDISGLAVLAILPVILGSGILFAAMGMVATAISPSYDFFFYYVTLIISPMYLFCGIFFPIDQFPAVARTAIGLLPLTHVVALIRPLAQGKIPEHLFMHLAVPTLIALLAYLLAVSLVRRRILV; this is encoded by the coding sequence ATGCCCTGGATTTACTTTCTGCCCAGCCGGGGTTCTCTTCAGGTCTGGCGACGCCATTTTCTGGTCTGGCGCAAGGTGTCGCAGGCTTCGCTGGTGGGCAATCTGGGGGAACCTCTGCTGATCCTGCTTGCCATGGGGTATGGCATGGGCCGCTTTGTCGGTTCGCTGGATGGCATGTCTTATTGGCTGTTTGTCACCACCGGACTGGTTGCCGCCAGCAGCATGCACACAGCCACTTTCGAGTCGCTCTATGGGGCCTTCACCCGCATGACACGGCAGAACACCTTCCATGCCATGCTGATCACACCCTTGAGCGTGGCCGATGTGGTGAGCGGGGAAATTCTATGGGCGGCAACCAAGGCTTTCATCGCGGGTCTCTGCATCCTGCTGGTCGGCATGTTCTGGACGGACATTTCCGGGCTGGCGGTCCTCGCCATCCTGCCCGTCATCCTTGGTTCCGGCATCTTGTTCGCCGCCATGGGAATGGTGGCCACGGCCATTTCGCCCAGCTACGATTTCTTTTTTTACTATGTCACCCTGATCATATCTCCCATGTATTTGTTTTGTGGGATTTTTTTTCCAATCGATCAATTTCCTGCCGTCGCCCGGACCGCCATTGGCCTGTTACCCTTGACCCATGTGGTGGCACTCATTCGGCCTTTGGCGCAGGGAAAGATTCCGGAACACCTTTTCATGCATCTGGCCGTGCCCACTTTGATTGCGCTTCTGGCCTATCTGTTGGCGGTGAGCCTGGTGCGTCGCCGCATTCTGGTTTGA
- a CDS encoding type II toxin-antitoxin system VapC family toxin, which translates to MKLVVDASVCVGWFLNVSYREHAMKVLMSGWPMLAPEWLVAEVTSVAWKMVKADMATDALVHRMLKELPIYFSLVPMAGLSHSAYRLSRELNHSPYDCYYLALAERENAPMVTADRRLVSKLTGTSWASMVIPLDQWRQSVVTT; encoded by the coding sequence ATGAAGCTTGTGGTAGATGCCAGTGTTTGTGTAGGATGGTTCTTGAATGTTTCGTATCGCGAACACGCCATGAAAGTATTGATGTCTGGGTGGCCGATGCTTGCCCCTGAATGGCTCGTGGCCGAAGTAACCAGCGTGGCATGGAAAATGGTGAAGGCCGATATGGCCACTGACGCACTCGTACATCGGATGTTGAAAGAACTGCCCATATATTTTTCCCTGGTACCCATGGCCGGGTTGTCTCACTCAGCCTATCGCTTGTCCCGGGAACTGAATCATTCACCCTATGACTGTTATTACCTTGCTTTGGCAGAGCGTGAAAATGCCCCCATGGTCACAGCAGACCGGCGTTTGGTATCCAAGCTGACAGGCACTTCTTGGGCTTCCATGGTCATTCCTCTTGACCAATGGAGGCAGTCTGTGGTGACAACATAA
- a CDS encoding chemotaxis protein CheW: MHASRTRGEELACTQYLTFTLDNEIFAVDIAKVREVLEYTAITHVPRTPEFMRGIINLRGKVVPVVDMRMKFSMAESERTVNTCIIIVEIVQDETVRQIGALADSVKEVMDIDHDKIEPAPKIGTNLRSEFLKGMGKHDNQFIMILDINRVFSNEDLMSMQQAVH; encoded by the coding sequence ATGCACGCCAGCAGGACACGGGGAGAGGAATTGGCCTGTACCCAATATTTGACCTTCACCCTCGACAACGAAATTTTTGCCGTGGATATTGCCAAGGTGCGCGAGGTTTTGGAATATACCGCCATCACCCATGTGCCGCGCACGCCCGAATTCATGCGCGGCATCATCAATCTGCGGGGAAAGGTGGTCCCCGTGGTCGATATGCGCATGAAATTCAGCATGGCCGAGTCCGAACGGACCGTCAATACCTGCATCATCATCGTCGAAATCGTCCAGGACGAGACGGTCCGGCAGATCGGTGCCCTGGCTGACTCCGTCAAGGAAGTCATGGACATCGATCATGACAAAATCGAGCCAGCCCCCAAAATCGGCACCAATCTGCGCAGCGAATTTCTCAAGGGCATGGGCAAGCATGACAACCAGTTCATCATGATCCTCGACATCAACCGGGTCTTTTCCAATGAGGATCTCATGTCCATGCAGCAGGCGGTGCATTGA
- a CDS encoding type II toxin-antitoxin system HicB family antitoxin, which translates to MRLIEEPETGLIRAQLLDWGEAETCGNDCQDALAMAADLLETLVSIAVAEDTPIPEPSIVLGAQTVSLSAVSAAKVELYLALRESGITQADLARRLRWHPPQVFRLLDLRHNSKMDQLEQALAALGKRLVVSVQDAA; encoded by the coding sequence GTGCGTTTAATCGAGGAGCCGGAAACTGGGCTGATACGCGCCCAACTCTTGGACTGGGGGGAAGCGGAGACCTGCGGCAATGATTGTCAGGATGCACTGGCCATGGCTGCTGATCTGCTGGAAACCTTGGTCAGTATTGCGGTGGCGGAAGATACCCCGATTCCTGAACCTTCCATTGTCCTGGGAGCGCAAACAGTATCGCTATCCGCTGTGAGTGCCGCCAAGGTGGAACTGTACTTGGCACTACGCGAATCAGGAATAACCCAAGCGGATCTGGCGCGACGATTGAGATGGCACCCACCCCAGGTTTTTCGATTATTGGATCTGCGCCATAACTCCAAAATGGACCAGTTGGAGCAGGCCTTGGCTGCTCTCGGTAAGCGCTTGGTGGTCTCCGTCCAGGACGCAGCGTGA
- a CDS encoding chemotaxis protein CheV has translation MDDLMSEVDQRTNLAFSNEMEMLTFFLTDKQLYGLNVFKIIELLECPKTVTRIPQSHPAIKGTIDFRGSAISLIDLSQALGLEPIHFGHEISYVMVCEYSTSVQGFLISQPNLLVHKSWDDIISPEGEVYDDSFLTAITYEGDQPIQILDVEKILSEIIGIEDKVSDDLVQKAAEVVRTEHQIMAVDDSRAARQLISSALSQMGIRHTVVENAEKALKKLESSVSGGEKCPYTIIFSDIEMPIMDGFTFTRKVKANPKLAGIHLALHSSLSNQSNAYKAKQMGADDFIPKFQPDRIVQAILDQLAKVDQKEIQ, from the coding sequence ATGGATGATTTGATGTCGGAAGTTGACCAGAGGACCAATCTGGCTTTCAGTAACGAAATGGAGATGCTGACTTTTTTCCTGACCGACAAGCAGTTGTACGGCCTCAATGTCTTCAAGATCATCGAACTCCTCGAATGTCCCAAAACCGTGACACGAATTCCCCAATCCCATCCGGCTATCAAGGGGACCATCGATTTTCGCGGCTCTGCCATCTCCCTGATTGACCTTTCCCAGGCCCTGGGATTGGAACCCATCCATTTTGGACATGAAATCAGTTACGTCATGGTGTGCGAATACAGCACCTCCGTCCAGGGATTCCTGATTTCCCAACCCAATCTTCTGGTCCACAAAAGCTGGGACGACATCATCAGCCCCGAAGGGGAGGTGTACGACGACAGCTTTCTGACCGCCATCACCTACGAAGGCGATCAACCCATCCAGATTTTGGATGTGGAGAAAATTTTAAGCGAAATCATCGGTATTGAAGACAAGGTATCGGATGATCTGGTGCAGAAGGCCGCCGAGGTCGTCCGCACGGAACACCAGATCATGGCCGTGGACGACTCGCGGGCCGCCCGCCAACTGATCAGCTCGGCTCTGAGTCAAATGGGCATCCGGCATACGGTGGTGGAAAATGCCGAAAAAGCACTGAAAAAACTGGAAAGCTCGGTCTCCGGCGGGGAAAAATGCCCGTATACCATCATTTTTTCCGATATCGAAATGCCCATCATGGATGGGTTCACCTTTACCCGGAAGGTCAAGGCCAATCCAAAGCTGGCCGGAATTCATCTGGCCCTGCACAGTTCCTTGAGCAATCAATCGAACGCCTACAAGGCCAAACAAATGGGAGCCGATGATTTCATCCCGAAATTCCAGCCGGACCGTATTGTTCAAGCCATTCTGGATCAACTGGCCAAGGTGGATCAAAAAGAGATTCAGTAA